A region of Nostoc sp. 'Peltigera membranacea cyanobiont' N6 DNA encodes the following proteins:
- a CDS encoding toxin-antitoxin system HicB family antitoxin has protein sequence MPCIQVGVRIPPHLHKKLAIDAAKAEASKYKVIINAFADYLECTEDMPNPNWNPPIEVIRGRTSHYLWHQTSQTIYISTPQR, from the coding sequence ATGCCCTGTATTCAAGTCGGTGTTAGAATTCCACCTCATCTTCACAAAAAGCTAGCTATTGACGCTGCTAAGGCTGAGGCATCTAAATATAAGGTAATTATTAACGCTTTTGCTGATTACCTAGAGTGTACTGAGGATATGCCAAATCCTAACTGGAATCCTCCCATCGAAGTTATCAGAGGCAGAACAAGCCATTATCTCTGGCATCAAACGAGCCAAACTATTTATATTTCTACGCCACAACGGTAA
- the hetF gene encoding cell division protein HetF: MTQEFHISVTPVGQNDYLVRTEQVAPGVPLAEELVTWPVADWLIAAGHLMNDPLKSVLQGDPFTSSGNESNIARNSVNLVALGQQFYNALFQSTLRDSWITAQGIAQNHQQVLRLRLGLKDTRLARLPWEVMHAGDRPLATGPYVAFSRFQSGVLGASPLRSRNTFTPREQGGVKVLMVIASPSDQVRLDLQKQEAIKLQAELHRQTSRLTEGNNRFPEIELTVLDQPGREELTQALEQGRYHVLHYSGHSNLGGNGGEIYLVSRRTGLTEVLSGDDLAGLLVNNNIQMAVFNSCLGAYTAASDPSGDTGERNLAESLVKRGIRSVLAMSERIPDEVALTLTQLFYRNLSQGYPVDLCVSRVRQGLISAYGSHQMYWALPILYLQPEFDGFLSEETELSESAESRNQYSSPLGITSTMYSAMADDSDMPLGMEEMIPTGLTRDSSGLDWLGEDTWGDLVDEIEYDDSSYEEDSAIVSDLFRQLDNQKAPTELDRQIPENNFQQRQVSEEKTSLQGEGDLWGEVPAPPPPNTGNLEGNLEKSDFLRRHSPPQVSQPPPPRPHTQRRKLWPIVGIVGISALAAAIGLNWWWQNRSQQVNLPNIPAIPTESLPIQKQQNPDLQTAPNGIVTATATEKLSQGDLQGGLLAVEELLNRGALAAAETALKLVPSKQIDDPSVNFYKGRLAWQSIQTGDNNNYSVDDARRYWETATKAKPESLLYNNALGFAYYAEGNLNRANDSWFKALNLALKQQSPDSKTAVPQDALTSYAGLALGLYKSALNQSSGKQTQYLNEAIKLRQTVLKSDPVNFQVDKLAKNWLWTEKAIADWRSLLQEKGEQQ; encoded by the coding sequence GTGACCCAGGAATTTCACATTTCCGTAACCCCAGTAGGGCAAAATGACTACTTGGTGCGGACGGAACAAGTCGCACCTGGGGTACCATTGGCAGAAGAATTGGTGACTTGGCCTGTAGCTGATTGGTTAATAGCTGCTGGGCATTTGATGAATGACCCATTGAAGTCAGTGTTGCAGGGAGATCCATTTACCTCTAGTGGAAACGAAAGCAATATCGCCAGAAACTCTGTTAATTTGGTGGCCTTAGGTCAACAATTTTATAACGCCCTATTTCAAAGCACTCTCAGAGATAGTTGGATTACTGCTCAAGGTATTGCCCAAAACCACCAGCAGGTACTACGCTTGCGCTTAGGGCTAAAAGACACTAGATTAGCTCGTCTGCCTTGGGAAGTGATGCACGCAGGCGATCGCCCTCTGGCTACTGGGCCTTATGTGGCTTTTTCTCGCTTCCAAAGTGGCGTTTTGGGGGCTTCTCCTTTGCGATCGCGAAATACTTTCACACCACGAGAACAAGGTGGTGTGAAAGTATTGATGGTAATTGCTTCTCCCTCAGATCAAGTCCGTCTTGACTTGCAGAAACAGGAAGCGATTAAACTGCAAGCAGAACTTCATCGTCAAACATCACGACTGACTGAAGGTAACAATCGGTTCCCAGAAATTGAACTCACTGTATTAGACCAACCAGGACGAGAAGAACTGACGCAAGCCCTAGAACAAGGCAGATACCACGTTCTCCACTACTCTGGTCATAGTAACTTAGGCGGCAATGGCGGAGAAATTTATCTTGTTAGTCGCAGAACTGGCTTAACGGAAGTCTTGAGTGGAGACGATCTGGCAGGTTTGCTCGTCAACAATAACATCCAAATGGCAGTGTTTAATTCCTGCTTGGGGGCGTACACAGCTGCATCCGATCCCTCTGGCGACACTGGGGAACGGAACCTAGCCGAAAGTCTGGTAAAGCGTGGGATCAGAAGCGTTTTGGCAATGTCAGAACGGATTCCTGATGAAGTCGCACTGACACTTACACAATTGTTTTATCGCAACTTGAGTCAGGGATATCCAGTAGATTTGTGCGTTAGTCGGGTGCGCCAAGGATTAATTTCTGCTTATGGTTCTCACCAGATGTACTGGGCATTACCGATTTTATATCTCCAGCCAGAATTTGACGGTTTTCTGAGCGAGGAAACTGAGTTATCCGAAAGTGCAGAATCACGGAATCAGTATAGTTCGCCTTTAGGAATCACTTCCACGATGTACTCCGCTATGGCAGATGATAGCGATATGCCTTTAGGAATGGAAGAAATGATTCCTACTGGTTTGACGCGGGACTCTTCTGGGTTGGACTGGCTGGGTGAGGATACTTGGGGCGATCTCGTTGATGAAATTGAGTATGATGACTCAAGTTATGAAGAAGATTCAGCGATAGTTTCGGATTTGTTTCGTCAGCTAGATAACCAAAAAGCTCCAACTGAACTGGATCGACAAATTCCAGAAAATAATTTTCAGCAAAGACAGGTTTCAGAAGAAAAAACTTCTCTGCAAGGGGAAGGAGATTTGTGGGGAGAAGTCCCAGCACCACCACCTCCAAATACTGGAAACTTGGAAGGAAATTTAGAAAAATCTGATTTTTTGCGTAGGCATAGCCCGCCGCAGGTATCGCAACCACCCCCACCAAGACCTCATACCCAACGCCGCAAGCTGTGGCCAATTGTAGGTATTGTGGGAATCAGTGCGTTAGCAGCTGCGATCGGTTTAAATTGGTGGTGGCAAAATCGCTCCCAGCAGGTAAATTTGCCTAACATCCCAGCAATTCCCACTGAATCTTTACCGATTCAAAAGCAGCAAAATCCCGACTTACAGACAGCACCCAATGGAATTGTTACCGCCACCGCTACAGAAAAATTGAGCCAGGGTGACTTACAAGGTGGGTTATTAGCTGTAGAAGAACTACTAAATCGTGGCGCACTGGCTGCGGCAGAAACTGCTCTGAAACTGGTTCCAAGTAAGCAAATTGACGATCCATCTGTCAACTTTTATAAGGGACGATTAGCTTGGCAGTCCATCCAAACTGGAGACAATAATAACTATAGCGTCGATGATGCCCGCCGTTACTGGGAAACTGCCACAAAAGCTAAACCAGAATCGCTTTTGTATAATAACGCTTTAGGATTTGCCTACTACGCAGAAGGCAATCTGAATCGAGCCAATGACTCTTGGTTCAAGGCTTTGAATTTGGCACTCAAACAGCAGAGTCCAGATTCCAAGACAGCAGTTCCTCAAGATGCTTTAACTTCTTATGCTGGTTTAGCGCTTGGATTGTATAAATCTGCACTTAATCAATCTAGTGGTAAGCAGACACAGTATCTGAATGAAGCGATCAAGTTGCGGCAAACGGTTCTCAAGTCCGATCCAGTCAATTTCCAAGTAGATAAATTAGCTAAAAATTGGCTGTGGACAGAAAAGGCGATTGCAGATTGGCGATCGCTCCTTCAAGAAAAAGGAGAACAACAGTAA
- a CDS encoding type 1 glutamine amidotransferase: protein MSSQNLELTIGWLYPTLMSTYGDRGNVITIERRAQWRGYDVKILPLDQNSTAADIKTVDVIVGGGAQDRQQEIVMRDLQGAKADAMREKIENGTPGVFTCGSPQLLGHYYEPGLGQRIDGLGILDLVSVHPGENTKRCIGNLVIEVTASRLAQDLKEMTGSTPYLVGFENHGGRTKLGKVEALGRVVYGLGNNGEDGTEGAFYQNAIATYSHGPLLPKNPFVADWLIQTALRLKYGEAIALQPLDDNLAVQAREAMFKRLKVSLPNVAAAKA, encoded by the coding sequence ATGAGTTCCCAAAATTTGGAATTAACAATAGGTTGGCTTTATCCGACGCTGATGAGTACTTATGGCGATCGCGGTAATGTAATTACTATAGAACGTCGTGCCCAGTGGCGGGGATACGACGTTAAAATCTTACCCCTAGATCAAAATAGTACAGCCGCAGATATTAAAACTGTAGATGTCATCGTTGGTGGTGGCGCACAAGATCGTCAGCAAGAAATTGTCATGCGTGATTTGCAAGGTGCGAAAGCTGATGCAATGCGCGAAAAAATCGAAAATGGTACACCAGGTGTCTTTACCTGTGGTTCGCCCCAACTATTGGGACATTATTACGAACCAGGCTTAGGGCAACGGATTGATGGTTTAGGAATACTCGATTTAGTTTCCGTGCATCCTGGTGAAAATACTAAGCGCTGTATTGGAAACTTGGTAATTGAAGTTACAGCTTCTCGTCTGGCGCAAGATTTAAAAGAGATGACGGGCAGCACACCATATTTGGTAGGCTTTGAAAATCACGGCGGACGCACCAAGTTGGGGAAAGTGGAAGCTTTAGGGCGCGTGGTGTACGGTTTAGGAAATAATGGTGAAGATGGGACAGAAGGAGCATTTTATCAAAATGCGATCGCTACTTATTCTCACGGCCCTTTGTTACCGAAAAATCCCTTTGTCGCCGATTGGTTAATTCAAACAGCGCTACGGCTCAAGTATGGGGAAGCGATCGCATTGCAGCCTTTAGATGATAATCTTGCTGTACAAGCACGAGAAGCGATGTTTAAGCGGTTGAAAGTGAGTTTACCAAATGTTGCTGCGGCGAAAGCTTAA
- a CDS encoding Mur ligase family protein: MGNKIQFIDRLRLGFAVSVAKSVTFIVRSLRLGAASVLPGSIARRIEPRILELLSQQVKNGVILIAGTNGKTTTALLLCTILERKGYRVTHNSTGANLENGLMTALLESTNLLGTLNTDYAILEVDENIVPRVLKPLQPRIILCLNLFRDQLDRYGEVDTISKRWTKVISTLPAETVVIPNADDPTLSNLGQQLPQRVLFFGLNEPENYLEAIPHAVDSIYCPKCGHSLDYKGVYLSHLGDFTCPQCGFTKSKPTLESSEWSQILVGLYNKYNTLAAATAAIELGVDEATIRDTINNFQAAFGRAEDLVINGKRVRILLSKNPVGTNETIRVVTQSTDKTTLLVLNDRTPDGTDVSWIWDVDTEKLVERGGTLVVSGDRVYDMALRLRYSQKSPESSINLIVEEDLRQAIATALEHTPENETLHILPTYSAMLEVREVLTGRKIL, from the coding sequence GTGGGAAACAAAATTCAATTCATAGATAGGCTGCGATTGGGTTTCGCGGTGTCAGTGGCAAAAAGTGTGACGTTTATAGTGCGATCGCTCCGTCTGGGTGCTGCTAGTGTATTACCAGGCTCAATTGCTCGTCGTATTGAACCTCGAATTTTAGAATTATTGAGTCAGCAAGTTAAAAACGGAGTGATTTTAATTGCTGGTACTAACGGCAAAACCACTACAGCGCTGCTTTTATGTACAATCTTAGAACGCAAGGGCTATCGCGTAACTCATAATTCTACAGGTGCAAATCTAGAAAATGGCTTGATGACGGCGCTGTTAGAAAGCACCAACTTACTAGGTACGCTAAATACTGATTACGCAATTTTAGAAGTTGATGAAAATATTGTCCCCAGAGTATTAAAGCCACTCCAGCCGCGAATCATTCTCTGTCTAAACTTGTTCCGCGACCAACTCGATCGGTACGGGGAAGTAGATACAATTAGTAAACGTTGGACAAAAGTTATTTCTACCCTACCAGCAGAAACGGTGGTAATTCCCAATGCTGATGACCCAACTTTATCTAATCTTGGTCAGCAGTTACCGCAACGGGTGTTATTCTTTGGCTTAAATGAACCAGAAAATTATCTCGAAGCTATTCCTCACGCTGTCGATTCTATCTATTGTCCCAAATGCGGACATTCTCTAGATTACAAGGGTGTCTATTTATCTCATTTGGGAGATTTCACTTGTCCTCAGTGTGGTTTTACTAAAAGTAAACCGACTTTAGAAAGTAGTGAATGGTCGCAAATTTTGGTTGGTTTGTACAACAAATATAATACTTTGGCGGCTGCTACTGCGGCTATTGAATTAGGAGTTGATGAAGCAACAATTAGAGATACTATTAATAACTTCCAAGCTGCCTTTGGTCGGGCGGAAGATTTAGTAATTAACGGTAAACGAGTGCGGATATTGTTATCAAAAAATCCTGTGGGAACGAATGAAACCATTCGCGTAGTGACTCAAAGCACAGATAAAACCACACTCTTGGTATTGAACGATCGCACACCCGATGGCACTGATGTATCCTGGATTTGGGACGTGGATACCGAGAAATTAGTCGAACGCGGCGGGACTTTAGTAGTGAGTGGCGATCGCGTCTATGATATGGCACTACGTCTACGTTACAGCCAAAAGTCCCCTGAGAGTAGCATAAATTTAATTGTGGAAGAAGATTTGCGACAAGCGATCGCTACAGCATTAGAGCATACACCAGAGAATGAAACTCTGCATATTCTACCTACCTACTCAGCCATGCTAGAAGTTCGAGAAGTTCTAACTGGTAGGAAAATTCTTTAA
- a CDS encoding thylakoid membrane photosystem I accumulation factor: MNSTKFLFLHKQITGWQRWLSKCLLLLASLFIISTQPAYAGLNNDLYDGNIFVVYAGNGSLVPPRQTLAQTLAEHKPVFLAFYLDDSSDSKRYAISISRVQEFYGQVAEIMPINVDTIPSKKTYDPTEPGYYYSGGVPQVVVFNKAGEVVLNKKGQVPFEEIDDQFRKIFDLLPRTETAQLKRRAFNEFSSELAR, from the coding sequence ATGAATAGCACAAAGTTTCTTTTTTTACATAAACAAATTACTGGCTGGCAAAGGTGGTTGTCTAAATGCCTGTTGTTGCTTGCAAGTCTTTTCATTATAAGTACGCAACCTGCTTATGCTGGTCTTAATAATGATTTGTATGATGGCAACATTTTCGTTGTTTATGCTGGTAATGGTTCATTAGTTCCTCCCAGACAGACACTAGCACAGACTTTAGCGGAACATAAACCCGTATTTTTGGCTTTTTATTTGGATGACAGCAGCGATTCTAAAAGATATGCCATTTCTATCTCACGGGTACAGGAATTTTACGGTCAGGTGGCAGAGATTATGCCGATTAATGTAGATACTATCCCGTCTAAAAAGACTTATGACCCTACAGAACCAGGATATTACTATTCTGGGGGTGTTCCTCAAGTTGTGGTGTTTAATAAAGCAGGTGAGGTAGTTTTGAATAAAAAAGGTCAAGTACCTTTTGAAGAAATAGACGACCAATTTCGCAAAATCTTTGATTTATTACCACGCACCGAAACAGCACAGTTAAAGCGACGAGCCTTTAATGAGTTCAGTAGTGAGTTAGCTAGATAA